The Macaca nemestrina isolate mMacNem1 chromosome 12, mMacNem.hap1, whole genome shotgun sequence genome contains a region encoding:
- the LOC105488793 gene encoding olfactory receptor 8U9-like — protein MGCGPYPEISQLRESTPNVQEVWTEAEGEVMHSPYRQLNSSECLIDEESDFTRIFFAERAEGRVKTNPKVVKICSIFRRLRIYKITAQYMGEPSSSHNCAQLEWAANCRRENMAKGNHTTVTKFVLMGFTDRPEMQLRLFVVFLVIYLITLVGNFGMILIIRADSQLHTPMYYFLSHLAFIDLCYSSSIGPKMLQNLLVKKKTISFSGCFAQLYFSSAFTTTECFLLATMAYDRYMAICNPLIYTAIMTQQVCRELVIGVYTYGFLNSVIQTALTFQLSFCDSNVIHHFYCPDPPLLALSCSDTHSKEKQLVIFSAVNLTGSLLTIFISYICILFSIIKIQSSKGKCKAFSTCASHLTVVTIFYGTLFFMYLQQPKAGNSWKQNKVVSVFYSLVIPMLNPLIYSLRNTEVKDALKKMLEGKELYLKSLIVSELQQEKGGRGADNWDALRQDDLEVLILIER, from the exons ATGGGCTGTGGTCCCTACCCAGAGATCTCACAGTTGAGGGAAAGTACACCAAATGTCCAGGAAGTCTGGACGGAGGCAGAAGGTGAAGTAATGCACTCACCTTACAGACAA CTGAACAGTTCTGAGTGCCTGATAGATGAGGAGTCAGATTTCACTAGGATTTTCTTTGCTGAAAGAGCAGAAGGGAGAGTGAAAACTAATCCCAAAGTTGTGAAGATT TGCTCAATTTTTAGACGTCTGAGGATATACAAAATAACTGCTCAGTACATGGGAGAACCATCAAGCAGTCACAATTGTGCCCAGTTGGAATGGGCTGCAAATTG CAGGCGAGAGAACATGGCAAAAGGCAATCATACCACAGTGACCAAATTTGTCCTCATGGGATTCACAGACCGTCCTGAGATGCAGCTCCGCCTCTTTGTGGTGTTCCTGGTCATTTATCTCATCACCCTCGTGGGAAACTTTGGCATGATCCTGATCATCAGAGCAGACTCACAGCTCCACACCCCCATGTACTACTTCCTCAGTCACCTGGCATTCATTGATCTTTGTTACTCATCTTCCATTGGGCCCAAGATGCTGCAAAATTTATTAGTGAAGAAAAAAACCATCTCCTTTTCAGGCTGTTTTGCTCAGCTGTACTTCTCCAGTGCTTTCACCACTACAGAATGCTTCCTCTTGGCCACGATGGCCTACGACCGCTACATGGCCATCTGTAACCCCCTGATTTATACAGCTATTATGACGCAGCAGGTCTGCAGGGAGTTGGTGATAGGGGTCTATACCTATGGCTTCCTAAACTCTGTGATACAGACAGCTCTGACGTTCCAGCTGTCTTTCTGCGACTCCAATGTCATCCACCACTTCTACTGTCCTGACCCCCCTCTTCTGGCCCTCTCCTGCTCTGACACCCACAGCAAAGAAAAGCAGCTCGTGATCTTCTCTGCAGTAaatctcactgggtccctcctgaCCATCTTCATCTCCTACATTTGCATCCTCTTTTCCATTATAAAAATCCAGTCTTCCAAGGGCAAGTGCAAAGCATTTTCCACCTGTGCCTCCCACCTCACTGTGGTCACCATCTTTTATGGAACACTGTTTTTCATGTACCTGCAGCAACCAAAAGCGGGGAATTcatggaaacaaaacaaagtagtCTCTGTGTTTTATAGTCTTGTAATTCCCATGCTTAACCCTCTTATCTACAGCCTGAGAAACACAGAAGTAAAGGATGCCCTGAAAAAAATGCTAGAGGGCAAAGAGTTATA